A genome region from Oikeobacillus pervagus includes the following:
- a CDS encoding spore coat protein, with protein MENKEANLGTKSSYHSFLMSLKGKMVTIYRGGPESRTGILLDVQSDYIAILSQKNNNDNNQNNNQNNNQSKVIYYQAEHVKSISENSKSNSMQLMQSYGEQVDFLQAENFLGLLKEFGNKTIQINQGGPESKYGTLLSVQGDHLILFTEDDGVVYVNAYHVKSICEYQNNNNFQLNNAVQSGIVYPDYVNVENFQNVFRDFSHQWVSINRGGPEAMEGVLVENAGGHYTLVNNEEVLRIHPYHIKSISVGPKGSLKQNKQNDNNQQDQSNNQNNNANNSNSDGDKKQSEIKSNRSRSRSRNNDKVVKTIDYVWNSKE; from the coding sequence ATGGAAAATAAAGAAGCGAATTTGGGCACTAAAAGCTCATATCACTCATTTCTTATGTCACTAAAAGGGAAAATGGTTACAATTTATCGTGGCGGGCCAGAGTCCAGGACTGGTATTTTATTAGATGTTCAATCAGACTATATTGCTATACTATCGCAAAAAAACAACAATGATAATAATCAAAACAATAATCAAAACAACAACCAAAGCAAGGTTATCTACTATCAAGCAGAACATGTGAAAAGTATTAGTGAGAATTCAAAATCTAACTCTATGCAATTAATGCAATCATATGGAGAACAAGTGGATTTTCTTCAAGCTGAAAATTTCCTAGGTTTATTAAAAGAATTCGGAAATAAAACCATCCAAATTAACCAAGGTGGCCCTGAATCAAAATATGGAACACTATTATCTGTACAAGGGGATCATTTAATTTTATTTACAGAAGACGATGGGGTCGTCTATGTGAACGCATATCACGTAAAAAGTATATGTGAATATCAAAACAATAACAACTTCCAATTGAATAATGCCGTACAATCAGGAATAGTTTACCCGGATTATGTGAATGTTGAAAATTTCCAAAATGTGTTCCGTGATTTTTCACATCAATGGGTATCAATCAATCGTGGGGGCCCTGAAGCGATGGAAGGTGTTTTAGTTGAAAATGCAGGTGGTCATTACACACTAGTTAATAATGAAGAAGTATTACGAATTCATCCTTACCACATTAAGAGTATAAGTGTTGGTCCAAAGGGATCGTTAAAACAGAATAAGCAAAATGATAATAATCAACAAGACCAATCGAATAATCAAAATAATAATGCAAACAATTCTAACTCAGATGGAGATAAAAAACAATCAGAGATAAAGAGTAATCGATCCAGAAGTCGCAGTCGTAATAATGATAAAGTGGTCAAAACGATTGATTATGTTTGGAACAGTAAGGAATAA
- a CDS encoding DUF2642 domain-containing protein, whose amino-acid sequence MERIRHYIGVEVEVEISGKTTFAGILIDTGLDVIILFDGQQFLYIPLLHVHNLKEKNLKEITAATPESLPFQNENEDISYRKVLNNAKGRFLEIFVTGNRSIHGYVTNVLNDYIVFFSPVYKTMFVSMQHLKWLTPYTNQLTPYTLDHDKLPVVPSSISLHRSFEDQLKKYKNQLVVFDMGDHPNKVGVLKNVSSNIIELITANGESMFLKMSHIKTIHIP is encoded by the coding sequence GTGGAAAGGATTCGTCATTATATTGGGGTGGAAGTGGAGGTTGAAATTTCAGGGAAAACCACATTTGCAGGGATTCTCATTGATACAGGTTTAGATGTCATTATCCTATTTGATGGCCAACAATTCCTCTATATCCCACTATTGCATGTCCACAATTTAAAGGAAAAAAACTTAAAGGAAATTACTGCTGCTACACCTGAAAGTCTTCCATTCCAGAATGAAAATGAGGATATATCATATAGAAAGGTTTTAAATAATGCAAAGGGGAGATTTTTGGAAATTTTTGTGACGGGTAATCGCTCCATTCATGGATACGTGACAAACGTATTAAATGATTATATCGTCTTCTTTTCACCGGTTTATAAGACAATGTTTGTCTCCATGCAGCACTTAAAATGGTTAACACCTTACACGAATCAGCTAACTCCCTACACATTAGATCATGATAAATTACCAGTAGTTCCATCCAGTATCTCCTTACATCGTTCCTTCGAAGATCAATTAAAAAAATACAAAAATCAATTGGTTGTGTTTGATATGGGAGATCATCCAAATAAAGTAGGAGTATTAAAAAATGTGTCAAGTAATATTATCGAGCTAATAACAGCAAACGGGGAGTCAATGTTCTTGAAAATGTCTCATATCAAGACCATTCACATTCCTTAA
- a CDS encoding arsenic transporter — translation MTFEIGLTIFVFIMTMIVIFWRPGGMNEAWPAAVGAGVILLTGLVSQRDVIDIIDKIGGASITIIATSVMAVILESFGFFHWAAARLATHSKNSGYRLYWYIQLLCFLMTLLFNNDGSILITTPILILLLKNLRLKPHQMIPYLLSGALIATASSAPIGVSNIVNLIALEIVNMTLYMHTAMMFVPATLGLIFMSWIMFIIVKRRLPEKLPDIAHDIEEIFFTKHFHPLKGSISVETKNKRTRFMIKVLLFVFIMRCLLFVASYFTIPIEIVAVFGSLVLLVWRWYHLGTTPVDILKKTPWHILIFAFSMYVIIYGLHNAGLTEMLVEVCEPIVNKGLFQASFIMGGLVSFLSNFFNNHPALMIGTITLTEMGLDPVTLKTIYLANIIGSDMGSLLLPIGTLASLIWMHILRQNKIKVKWKDYLNVSIIVIPITTFLTLFLLYYWVQLIFT, via the coding sequence ATGACTTTTGAAATCGGGTTGACCATTTTCGTATTTATTATGACTATGATCGTTATTTTTTGGCGGCCTGGTGGAATGAATGAAGCTTGGCCTGCTGCGGTAGGCGCAGGGGTGATATTATTAACGGGGCTCGTATCCCAGAGAGATGTCATCGATATTATCGATAAGATTGGAGGGGCGTCCATCACAATTATTGCCACGAGTGTAATGGCTGTTATATTGGAAAGTTTCGGCTTTTTCCACTGGGCAGCAGCCAGACTTGCTACCCATTCAAAAAACTCCGGTTATCGACTATATTGGTACATTCAACTATTATGCTTTTTAATGACACTTCTATTTAATAATGATGGCAGTATTTTAATTACAACTCCTATCTTAATTTTACTCTTGAAAAATCTTCGACTAAAACCCCATCAAATGATTCCCTACCTATTAAGCGGAGCCCTAATCGCGACTGCATCAAGCGCCCCGATCGGAGTTAGTAATATCGTGAACCTAATTGCATTAGAAATTGTGAACATGACACTCTACATGCATACAGCGATGATGTTTGTACCGGCAACATTAGGGCTAATATTTATGTCATGGATAATGTTCATCATCGTAAAAAGGCGATTACCAGAAAAACTACCAGATATCGCACATGATATTGAGGAAATTTTCTTCACTAAGCATTTTCATCCATTAAAAGGAAGTATCTCTGTTGAAACAAAGAATAAACGTACAAGATTTATGATAAAAGTCTTGTTATTTGTGTTTATTATGCGTTGTCTCTTGTTCGTAGCGTCATACTTTACCATCCCAATTGAAATAGTGGCTGTTTTTGGCTCATTAGTACTACTAGTATGGAGATGGTATCATTTAGGAACTACCCCTGTAGACATATTGAAGAAAACCCCGTGGCATATCCTTATTTTCGCCTTCTCGATGTATGTAATTATTTACGGCCTTCATAATGCCGGATTAACTGAGATGCTTGTAGAGGTTTGTGAACCGATTGTGAATAAAGGATTATTCCAAGCTAGCTTTATTATGGGGGGATTGGTTTCTTTTCTATCTAACTTCTTTAACAATCATCCAGCCTTAATGATTGGAACCATTACACTGACGGAGATGGGACTAGATCCAGTTACATTAAAAACGATTTACCTGGCAAATATCATAGGTAGCGACATGGGATCCTTATTACTACCTATTGGGACACTTGCTTCCCTTATTTGGATGCATATCCTTAGGCAAAATAAGATTAAAGTAAAATGGAAAGATTATTTAAATGTATCGATCATCGTCATCCCAATTACTACATTTTTAACCTTATTTTTGCTTTATTATTGGGTTCAATTAATTTTTACTTAA